Proteins encoded by one window of Phosphitispora fastidiosa:
- the pstC gene encoding phosphate ABC transporter permease subunit PstC, translated as MDYKAKEKVYEKILLFSAFISVITVVLIGGFIFIEGLPLIKKVGVIDFLLGQEWYPTKDIFGILPMIVGTFAVTFGALILGVPLGVATAIFLAEFAPPRVSKFVRPAVELLAGIPSVVYGLFGMVIVNELLMHIERTYLANILKPEYQRGYSVLSAAIILAIMILPTVINISEDAIRSVPNEYKEASLALGATDWQTIYKVTIPAASSGIIAAIVLGMGRALGETMAVIMVAGNTVAVPDSIFAPVRTLTGNIAIEMGYAAGDHVKALFATGIVLFVIIMLLNTVASFLAQKGVSQS; from the coding sequence TTGGACTACAAGGCGAAGGAAAAAGTATATGAAAAAATACTTTTATTCAGCGCATTCATATCTGTAATCACAGTTGTTTTAATCGGAGGATTCATCTTTATCGAAGGGTTACCTCTCATAAAAAAAGTAGGTGTGATTGATTTTCTGCTGGGACAAGAATGGTATCCCACAAAAGATATTTTTGGAATTCTGCCCATGATAGTGGGTACCTTTGCGGTTACCTTTGGCGCCCTTATTCTGGGAGTACCTCTTGGGGTGGCTACAGCTATTTTCCTGGCAGAATTTGCTCCTCCCAGAGTAAGTAAATTTGTGAGACCGGCTGTGGAGCTCCTGGCCGGTATTCCTTCAGTTGTTTATGGCCTGTTTGGGATGGTTATAGTTAATGAACTACTGATGCATATAGAAAGGACATATCTGGCTAATATCCTGAAGCCAGAATACCAAAGAGGGTACAGTGTGCTGTCAGCTGCCATTATTCTTGCTATTATGATATTACCTACTGTAATAAATATATCTGAAGATGCCATCCGTTCCGTCCCTAATGAATACAAAGAAGCATCACTTGCACTTGGGGCGACAGACTGGCAGACAATTTACAAAGTTACCATACCTGCCGCCAGTTCAGGCATCATAGCAGCTATTGTCTTGGGAATGGGACGTGCCCTTGGAGAGACGATGGCAGTTATCATGGTTGCGGGGAATACAGTTGCTGTCCCGGACTCAATCTTCGCACCGGTCCGTACCCTGACCGGGAATATTGCCATTGAAATGGGATATGCTGCCGGTGATCACGTTAAGGCTTTGTTTGCAACCGGTATAGTTCTGTTTGTCATTATCATGCTGCTGAATACAGTGGCTAGTTTTCTCGCCCAAAAGGGGGTCAGCCAGTCATGA
- a CDS encoding phosphate ABC transporter substrate-binding protein, giving the protein MHALKSLKIAAVMVLVVVTAVFAAGCGRSEQKDNENASDVSGTVKVAGSTSVQPLSEELVAAFEEQYSDVMVNVQGGGSSAGVEAANSGTANIGTSSRELKDEEKAYGLTETAVARDGIAVVVNPANNLADLTVEQVKKIFSGEIKNWNEVGGGNKPITVIVREAGSGTRGAFEEIVLGDDAKFIANAIVQNSTGAVKKGVISDPYAVGFISMGSVDSAVKAVKVDGVAASAETVIDGSYKIARPFLYLTKGEPDAATKAFIEFVLSAEGQQIVAEEFIPVK; this is encoded by the coding sequence ATGCATGCTTTGAAAAGTTTAAAAATCGCAGCAGTGATGGTACTGGTAGTAGTTACAGCAGTATTTGCTGCAGGATGCGGACGTTCAGAACAAAAGGATAATGAAAATGCTTCCGACGTCAGTGGAACGGTCAAGGTAGCCGGGTCCACATCAGTCCAGCCATTGTCGGAGGAACTGGTAGCCGCCTTTGAAGAACAGTATTCTGATGTGATGGTTAATGTACAGGGTGGCGGGTCAAGCGCCGGAGTAGAAGCCGCGAATTCAGGAACAGCTAATATTGGCACTTCTTCAAGGGAACTGAAAGACGAAGAAAAAGCCTATGGCCTGACGGAAACAGCTGTTGCCAGGGACGGGATCGCAGTTGTTGTTAACCCGGCCAATAATTTGGCAGACCTTACTGTGGAACAGGTTAAGAAGATTTTTAGCGGTGAAATTAAAAACTGGAATGAAGTTGGCGGAGGAAACAAGCCGATTACGGTAATTGTCCGTGAGGCAGGTTCGGGTACCAGAGGCGCTTTCGAGGAAATAGTGCTGGGTGATGATGCCAAATTTATCGCTAATGCTATTGTCCAGAACTCCACCGGTGCGGTTAAAAAAGGTGTCATCAGTGATCCCTATGCTGTCGGATTTATCTCCATGGGTTCAGTTGACAGCGCTGTCAAAGCGGTAAAAGTTGACGGAGTTGCAGCTTCGGCTGAGACTGTAATTGATGGTTCATATAAGATTGCAAGGCCTTTTCTTTACCTCACCAAGGGTGAACCTGATGCTGCCACCAAAGCCTTTATTGAGTTTGTACTTAGTGCAGAAGGCCAGCAAATAGTTGCCGAAGAGTTCATTCCTGTAAAATAA
- a CDS encoding ROK family protein, with the protein MRYTMGVHIKANSVKVGMFDLRGHYLHFREENLDIHEPNLVVERLSAGVKYLVDYRGSKYENVAGIGIAIDGQVDFKNGVITTAPEMKWENVPITAMAQRLLDKPVFVDDLLNVIALAELKEGAGWGQKNTITVYFGDCVEVRIIKDGRLLRDEIKVFTGDAGDYGTVKEWDRKLFPELRRLSGEISAGVIVFHGLPGTENESYWKTVNLSWHRHAGKNMPDILPAELGEEAPLYGAAGLAALELR; encoded by the coding sequence ATGAGATATACAATGGGTGTTCATATTAAAGCTAATTCCGTAAAGGTAGGGATGTTTGATTTGCGGGGCCATTACCTGCATTTCCGGGAAGAGAATTTGGATATTCATGAACCTAACCTTGTTGTGGAAAGGTTGTCTGCAGGTGTTAAGTACCTCGTTGATTATCGTGGCTCGAAATATGAAAATGTTGCCGGGATAGGTATTGCAATCGACGGCCAGGTTGATTTTAAAAACGGTGTGATCACAACCGCGCCTGAAATGAAATGGGAAAACGTGCCTATTACCGCGATGGCGCAGCGTTTACTGGACAAACCGGTTTTTGTAGACGACCTTCTTAATGTGATTGCCCTGGCAGAATTGAAAGAGGGTGCCGGATGGGGACAGAAAAATACAATTACGGTCTATTTCGGGGACTGTGTTGAGGTACGAATTATTAAAGACGGCAGGCTGCTGCGAGACGAAATCAAAGTATTCACGGGCGATGCCGGGGATTACGGGACAGTTAAGGAGTGGGACAGGAAACTTTTTCCGGAGCTGCGGAGACTTTCCGGGGAAATCAGCGCCGGCGTGATTGTCTTTCACGGTTTACCAGGAACTGAGAATGAGAGCTATTGGAAAACAGTAAACCTGTCCTGGCACAGGCACGCAGGAAAGAATATGCCGGATATCCTGCCGGCGGAGTTGGGCGAGGAAGCGCCGCTTTACGGTGCTGCCGGATTGGCTGCATTAGAACTCAGATAA
- a CDS encoding reductive dehalogenase domain-containing protein, protein MNKKQFLGSTEIVGRQERFDQRNVAFTRLGMGLLGEDVKDCWMSESPDPFWRMLYAYTRKENSIVWHLRRAVNGPVKPERVKLDSPGETSTKIKRAAKFFGASLVGITLLDQAYVYTHRGRNTDLEDGTFGEEIVNNHKYAIVVGYVMDYDHIEKSNSYESDAETGRAYVEAAKIAVMLAEFIRELGYPALAHHFRQEEVLHAPLAVAAGLGELGRNGYVISPDYGPRFRTGVVTTDLPMEIDKPTNNHIQDFCNYCAICSQLCPADAIPDGEKTVVRGVSKWPLNADACIKYWAADPDNNLACALCMKYCPYNTR, encoded by the coding sequence ATGAACAAAAAACAATTCTTGGGCAGTACCGAAATAGTCGGCCGCCAGGAACGTTTTGACCAGCGCAATGTAGCCTTTACCCGGCTGGGTATGGGGCTGCTTGGCGAAGATGTCAAAGACTGCTGGATGAGCGAATCTCCCGATCCCTTCTGGCGTATGCTCTACGCCTATACCAGAAAAGAAAACAGTATTGTCTGGCACCTCCGCCGAGCCGTCAACGGTCCGGTTAAGCCGGAGCGGGTAAAACTGGACAGCCCTGGCGAAACCAGCACAAAGATTAAGAGAGCAGCTAAATTCTTCGGGGCCTCTCTGGTTGGCATCACTCTTCTGGACCAGGCTTATGTATATACCCACCGCGGTCGGAACACCGACCTGGAAGATGGAACCTTCGGAGAAGAAATTGTAAACAATCATAAGTATGCCATTGTAGTGGGCTATGTAATGGATTATGACCACATAGAAAAATCCAATAGTTATGAATCTGATGCAGAAACCGGAAGGGCGTATGTAGAAGCAGCCAAAATAGCAGTTATGCTGGCGGAGTTTATCCGTGAGCTGGGATACCCGGCCCTGGCACATCACTTCAGGCAGGAAGAAGTGCTGCACGCCCCCCTGGCGGTCGCTGCCGGCCTGGGAGAACTGGGCCGCAACGGTTATGTCATCTCCCCTGATTATGGCCCCCGGTTCAGGACAGGTGTGGTAACCACCGACCTGCCTATGGAAATTGACAAACCCACTAACAACCATATTCAGGACTTTTGTAATTACTGTGCTATCTGTTCCCAGCTATGTCCGGCTGATGCCATTCCAGACGGCGAAAAAACCGTTGTCCGCGGGGTCAGTAAATGGCCGCTAAATGCCGATGCCTGTATAAAGTACTGGGCCGCTGATCCGGACAACAACCTGGCCTGTGCCCTTTGTATGAAGTACTGCCCCTACAATACCCGGTAA
- a CDS encoding ribonuclease H-like YkuK family protein, producing MHFISPTRGKLEIGEMCDDIGKFVSQHPRDRFRLIIGTDSQPGKATCFVTAIIVHREGKGARFYYRRTYDKTPFTLRHRIFEEASRSLEMAGHIIQYLSSMLPEVTIEIHVDIGEKGRTRDLIQQVVQMINLSGFAAKVKPFSYGATKVADRFTK from the coding sequence ATGCATTTTATCAGTCCCACGAGAGGAAAGCTGGAAATCGGAGAGATGTGTGATGATATAGGTAAATTTGTCAGTCAGCATCCCAGAGATAGGTTTCGCCTGATAATTGGCACTGATTCCCAACCTGGAAAGGCGACTTGTTTTGTGACGGCAATTATCGTCCACCGGGAAGGAAAAGGGGCTCGGTTTTATTACCGCCGTACTTATGATAAAACCCCTTTCACCTTGAGACACAGGATATTTGAAGAGGCTTCCAGGAGTCTTGAAATGGCGGGGCATATTATCCAATACCTATCAAGTATGCTTCCTGAAGTGACAATTGAGATTCATGTTGATATTGGCGAAAAAGGACGGACAAGAGACCTGATCCAGCAGGTAGTCCAGATGATTAACCTGAGCGGATTTGCCGCCAAGGTGAAGCCCTTTTCGTATGGAGCTACCAAGGTGGCAGACAGATTTACAAAATAG
- a CDS encoding glycosyltransferase, which produces MSGIKNKHVICISSVDWDPIWTRKQQVMSRLPESNTILYVEPPITLLSPFKDHGMWKKWRMWFQGLRRLNNNIFLYSPPVVLPFGNKFRLINRLNQWWISLFLKKAIKSLNFRNPVLWTYMPNTADLLNSIGDYDMLIYDCVDEHSEYTGIINKATMTDMEKDLMALCDIVFVTAKGLYEAKKNLAETIYFLPNAANVEHFMKAQDPDTAVPEEMAAVPGPVIGFVGVIQDWIDLDLVKDAAAAHPEWSFVMIGPVGPGIDVSALKAMPNVYFLGRKDVGDLPRYIKGFDVCINPFKINELTDKVSPLKFYEYLASGKPIVSVAMPGVSDFADVVEIAGSSDEFIRGIEQALSQETPEKLEKRLERARENSWESRVEFMTEKIMEKYKHKS; this is translated from the coding sequence ATGTCGGGTATTAAAAACAAGCATGTTATCTGCATATCTTCAGTTGACTGGGACCCTATCTGGACCCGAAAGCAACAGGTAATGTCCCGGCTGCCGGAATCAAACACCATTCTCTATGTAGAACCGCCGATTACACTACTTTCCCCGTTCAAGGACCATGGTATGTGGAAAAAATGGCGGATGTGGTTTCAGGGCTTGCGCCGGCTCAATAATAATATATTCCTGTATTCCCCGCCTGTAGTACTGCCCTTTGGCAACAAATTCCGTCTGATTAACCGGTTAAACCAGTGGTGGATTTCACTTTTCCTGAAAAAGGCGATAAAATCCCTTAACTTTAGGAATCCGGTTTTATGGACATATATGCCAAACACAGCTGACCTGCTTAACAGCATCGGAGACTATGATATGCTTATATATGACTGTGTTGATGAACACTCAGAATATACCGGAATTATTAACAAGGCCACGATGACAGATATGGAAAAAGACCTGATGGCCCTTTGTGATATTGTTTTTGTAACTGCCAAAGGCCTCTATGAGGCCAAAAAAAACCTGGCTGAAACAATTTATTTTCTCCCCAATGCGGCAAATGTAGAACACTTCATGAAGGCCCAGGATCCGGATACAGCAGTTCCTGAAGAAATGGCAGCAGTCCCCGGTCCTGTTATCGGTTTTGTCGGGGTCATTCAGGACTGGATTGACCTTGATTTGGTCAAGGATGCAGCTGCAGCCCATCCCGAATGGTCTTTTGTTATGATTGGCCCGGTAGGCCCCGGAATAGACGTATCAGCCCTAAAAGCTATGCCCAACGTGTATTTCCTGGGCCGCAAGGATGTCGGCGACCTTCCCCGCTATATAAAGGGGTTTGACGTCTGTATCAACCCTTTTAAAATCAATGAACTGACCGACAAAGTCAGCCCGTTGAAGTTTTATGAATACCTTGCTTCCGGAAAACCGATTGTATCTGTCGCGATGCCGGGAGTATCAGATTTTGCCGATGTTGTTGAAATTGCCGGCAGTTCTGATGAATTTATCCGCGGAATTGAACAAGCCCTGTCTCAGGAAACTCCTGAAAAACTCGAAAAACGCCTGGAAAGAGCAAGGGAGAATTCGTGGGAAAGCCGGGTTGAATTTATGACTGAGAAAATAATGGAAAAATATAAACATAAAAGTTAA
- a CDS encoding nucleotide sugar dehydrogenase: MSNKHLDPAGVKVAIFGLGFVGLPLALSYALRGCSVTGVDVDSHLVEQLNSGITHHLEKYQETPIQQILKEQLSSGKFRATTDSAEALANCSFFVMTVGIPVVNNEHDFSHIESCSRTIASGLKKGDLVLVRSTLVPGMTRNFVRPILEESGLKAGEDFYLAYSSERIAEGKAFDEFENMPTLVSGFNDASREKARQLMGIVTKAELHLASSIEAVESAKVMENISRDVNIAMVNEFARFCEGIEIDIFEVIKLANTHKRVKLLMPGPGVGGYCIPNALHYLTPKADELGVPLKLLRTARKINEDVPAFVVSMVTKHLPVAPRDAKVAVLGLAMKDYSSDDRLSPALEVIKLLEMSGIKVAAFDPAVPTEHSFKVNSLEEAVQDANAILVLAKQNGIGYSNYRLFKSLMSQAGAPVIVDTKNLYNRTEVEEQGFIFNSI, encoded by the coding sequence GTGTCTAACAAGCATCTGGACCCAGCAGGGGTTAAAGTAGCTATTTTTGGTCTTGGGTTTGTGGGTCTTCCCCTTGCCCTGAGTTACGCATTGCGTGGCTGCAGTGTTACCGGTGTGGATGTTGACTCTCACCTGGTGGAACAATTAAACAGTGGGATTACACATCACCTGGAAAAATATCAGGAGACTCCTATTCAGCAGATTCTAAAAGAGCAGCTAAGCTCAGGAAAGTTCAGGGCTACCACCGATTCCGCAGAAGCGCTGGCAAACTGCAGTTTCTTCGTAATGACAGTCGGTATACCTGTTGTAAATAATGAACATGATTTCAGCCATATCGAATCATGCTCACGGACCATAGCTTCAGGGCTCAAGAAAGGCGATCTGGTGCTTGTCAGAAGCACTCTCGTGCCGGGAATGACCCGGAATTTCGTGAGACCTATTCTTGAGGAATCAGGGCTTAAAGCCGGGGAAGACTTCTACCTGGCATATTCCTCAGAACGTATCGCCGAAGGAAAGGCCTTTGATGAGTTTGAAAACATGCCTACCCTTGTCAGCGGATTTAACGATGCCAGCCGCGAAAAGGCCCGTCAACTTATGGGCATTGTTACCAAAGCTGAACTTCATCTTGCCAGTTCAATCGAAGCGGTAGAATCAGCCAAAGTAATGGAAAACATCTCCCGCGATGTAAACATAGCCATGGTCAATGAGTTTGCCCGTTTTTGTGAGGGAATTGAGATTGATATTTTCGAGGTCATCAAACTGGCAAATACACATAAAAGGGTTAAGCTTCTCATGCCTGGCCCAGGTGTTGGTGGGTACTGTATCCCCAACGCCCTGCACTACCTTACCCCAAAAGCTGATGAACTGGGTGTGCCTCTTAAACTACTGCGCACTGCCAGGAAAATAAATGAAGATGTGCCTGCCTTTGTGGTCAGTATGGTGACCAAACACCTGCCAGTTGCTCCCAGAGATGCCAAGGTTGCTGTGCTGGGATTGGCCATGAAGGATTACTCCAGTGATGACAGGCTGAGTCCGGCCCTGGAAGTTATTAAACTCCTGGAAATGTCTGGAATCAAAGTGGCCGCATTTGACCCGGCTGTTCCCACCGAACACAGCTTTAAGGTAAATTCCTTAGAAGAAGCTGTTCAAGACGCTAATGCCATTCTGGTATTGGCAAAACAAAACGGCATCGGTTATTCAAATTACCGGCTGTTTAAGAGCTTGATGAGCCAGGCAGGCGCACCGGTGATTGTTGACACTAAAAACCTTTACAACAGAACCGAGGTCGAAGAACAAGGCTTCATATTTAACTCAATATAA
- the gpr gene encoding GPR endopeptidase: MFRGVKVRKRELYENMGIGIDMALEAHDIVRGDTGQEVPGVVMDKKTYDNAEVSIIRIMDNSAEAMMGKPVGTYITIDAPEIRQNNKQVHNEIAEVLAEQLGSMLKLGPDDSVLLVGLGNWNATPDALGPRVINYTLVTRHLKKYAPQDLSGGLRSVSALAPGVLGITGIETAEIIRGVVEKTRPNLIIAIDALAAQNTERIATSIQLADTGIAPGSGIGNQRMGINRETMGVPVIAIGVPTVVNAAVIAQGTLDSFLKQMANNPAAIGQNTGSFNPIILENIVKEVLGPYKTNLMVTPKEIDELIEAIGKIISGGISIALHPSIDPEEFHMYLH; the protein is encoded by the coding sequence ATGTTTAGGGGGGTAAAAGTGAGAAAACGGGAATTATATGAAAATATGGGCATTGGAATAGATATGGCCCTGGAAGCTCACGATATAGTAAGGGGAGACACCGGTCAGGAAGTGCCGGGAGTCGTGATGGACAAAAAAACTTATGACAATGCCGAGGTTTCCATTATACGCATCATGGATAACTCTGCAGAAGCTATGATGGGTAAACCGGTCGGTACATATATAACGATTGATGCCCCGGAAATCAGACAAAATAATAAGCAGGTGCACAACGAAATTGCCGAAGTTCTGGCAGAACAGCTAGGCTCAATGCTTAAGCTTGGTCCTGATGACAGTGTCCTATTGGTTGGACTGGGCAACTGGAATGCTACACCGGATGCCCTGGGTCCGCGGGTAATCAACTATACCCTGGTAACCAGGCATCTAAAAAAATATGCTCCACAGGATTTAAGCGGCGGTCTCCGTTCCGTCAGCGCATTGGCTCCGGGAGTCCTTGGGATTACCGGGATTGAGACAGCTGAAATAATCAGGGGGGTTGTAGAAAAAACCCGGCCAAACCTGATAATTGCCATTGATGCCCTGGCAGCCCAGAATACGGAGCGGATTGCAACTTCCATCCAGCTTGCAGATACCGGGATAGCCCCCGGTTCCGGCATCGGTAACCAGAGAATGGGAATTAACCGGGAAACAATGGGAGTACCTGTTATTGCCATTGGAGTACCTACCGTGGTAAATGCCGCCGTAATTGCCCAGGGCACCCTGGACAGCTTTCTGAAGCAGATGGCGAATAACCCTGCTGCTATCGGGCAGAATACAGGTTCTTTTAATCCTATCATTTTGGAGAATATAGTTAAGGAAGTGCTGGGACCATATAAGACAAACCTGATGGTTACACCCAAAGAAATCGATGAACTTATTGAAGCAATAGGTAAAATTATTTCCGGAGGAATCTCAATTGCTCTACATCCATCAATTGATCCTGAAGAGTTTCACATGTATCTTCACTAA
- a CDS encoding alpha/beta-type small acid-soluble spore protein, with protein MGTGQKRNGLVIPEASQAMYNFKYEMANEVGITNQIQGGYWGHISSRDCGAVGGHMVKRMIEAYEQSLAGQQKPQF; from the coding sequence ATGGGTACTGGTCAAAAAAGGAATGGTTTAGTTATCCCTGAAGCTTCTCAGGCAATGTACAACTTCAAGTATGAAATGGCTAATGAAGTTGGCATAACCAATCAGATTCAGGGTGGTTACTGGGGCCATATTTCGTCCAGAGATTGCGGCGCCGTTGGCGGTCATATGGTTAAAAGAATGATTGAGGCTTATGAGCAATCTCTGGCCGGACAACAAAAACCCCAGTTCTAA
- a CDS encoding alpha/beta-type small acid-soluble spore protein has protein sequence MGSGQKSNKLVVPQAQQAMYQFKYEMANEVGVSNQIQGGYWGQISSRDCGAVGGHMVKRMIEAYEQSLAGKA, from the coding sequence ATGGGTAGTGGTCAAAAAAGCAACAAACTGGTTGTACCTCAAGCTCAACAGGCAATGTACCAGTTCAAGTATGAAATGGCTAATGAAGTTGGTGTTTCCAACCAGATTCAGGGTGGCTACTGGGGACAAATCTCTTCAAGAGATTGTGGCGCTGTCGGTGGTCACATGGTTAAAAGGATGATTGAGGCTTATGAACAGTCACTGGCAGGGAAGGCTTAA
- a CDS encoding NADH-dependent [FeFe] hydrogenase, group A6, producing the protein MCGKLFSLTIDGLKISVEPGTTILEAARSTGIYIPTLCYLKELNVTGACRVCLVEIEGTKTLQPSCAMPAAQGMIVNTHSPRVVKARKMVLELYLSNHPFDCLTCVRNQRCELQSLAERYHITNLLVKGERKNPPKDDQSPAMVREPGKCIVCRRCVRVCRDVQEIGIYQIVERGFDAVASPAFKKSLAETPCIYCGQCLLLCPTAAIHEREDQEKVWEALNDPSKHVIIQTAPSIRATIGEAFGMPVGSLVTGKMVAAIRRLGFDKVFDDCFGADVVVMEEGHELMHRLQNAGPLPQFTSCCPGWLRFCLLFYPELIPHLSSVKSPQQLFGALAKTYYAKKAGLDPKSIFSVSVMPCVAKKWEAVREEGTRASGGQDVDVVLTTRELAHMLRTAGLNLADMPEEEYDNPMGYASGAGVIFGSGGGVLEATLRTVYEKMTGKQLEKIPLREVMSFEKVQEAEIDLGERKLRCAVARTTGEARRLIDRVKSGELKYDFIEIMACPGGCVGGGGQPVYPGLDTWDGQMEQRYKRAEALFQQDKLKEIRKSHENPYVQLLYDEFLGEPLSERSRQLLHTPYTEIPLYDLQGSASSMD; encoded by the coding sequence ATGTGTGGAAAATTGTTTTCATTAACTATAGACGGATTAAAAATAAGTGTTGAACCGGGGACAACGATTTTGGAAGCTGCCAGAAGCACCGGAATCTACATACCCACTCTCTGCTATTTAAAAGAACTCAATGTAACAGGCGCCTGCCGGGTCTGCCTGGTTGAAATAGAAGGGACAAAAACGCTTCAGCCTTCTTGTGCAATGCCGGCTGCCCAGGGAATGATCGTGAATACCCATTCCCCGCGAGTGGTTAAAGCAAGAAAAATGGTCCTGGAACTCTATTTATCCAACCACCCTTTTGACTGCCTGACATGTGTGCGAAATCAGAGATGTGAACTGCAATCTCTGGCAGAACGATACCATATCACAAATCTGCTGGTAAAAGGCGAAAGAAAAAACCCGCCGAAAGATGACCAGTCACCTGCAATGGTCAGGGAACCCGGTAAATGCATCGTATGCCGGCGGTGTGTCAGAGTTTGCAGGGATGTCCAGGAAATCGGCATATACCAGATAGTAGAAAGGGGTTTTGACGCCGTAGCATCACCCGCATTTAAGAAGAGCCTTGCCGAGACACCCTGCATCTACTGTGGGCAATGCCTGCTCTTGTGTCCAACTGCTGCCATACATGAGCGTGAGGATCAGGAGAAGGTTTGGGAAGCCCTGAATGACCCCTCTAAACATGTGATTATCCAAACGGCGCCGTCAATCAGAGCCACGATTGGTGAAGCATTTGGCATGCCGGTGGGTTCCCTGGTAACGGGGAAAATGGTTGCAGCTATAAGAAGACTTGGCTTTGACAAAGTTTTTGATGATTGCTTTGGGGCTGATGTAGTGGTTATGGAAGAAGGGCATGAACTGATGCATCGCCTGCAAAATGCCGGACCCCTGCCCCAGTTTACTTCATGCTGTCCGGGTTGGCTGCGGTTCTGCCTGTTATTCTACCCGGAGCTGATTCCCCACCTGTCCAGTGTCAAATCTCCACAACAGTTATTTGGGGCGCTGGCAAAAACTTATTATGCTAAAAAAGCGGGTCTGGATCCAAAATCGATTTTCAGTGTTTCAGTAATGCCATGTGTGGCCAAAAAATGGGAAGCTGTAAGAGAGGAAGGCACCAGGGCAAGCGGAGGCCAGGATGTGGATGTGGTCCTGACAACCAGGGAGCTGGCACATATGCTGCGTACCGCAGGCTTGAATCTAGCTGATATGCCGGAAGAGGAATATGATAATCCCATGGGTTATGCCTCAGGGGCCGGGGTTATCTTTGGTTCCGGCGGCGGGGTTTTGGAAGCGACTTTAAGAACAGTATACGAGAAGATGACAGGCAAACAACTGGAAAAAATACCATTACGAGAAGTAATGTCATTTGAAAAAGTACAGGAAGCAGAAATAGACCTTGGTGAACGTAAATTACGCTGTGCTGTAGCCAGGACTACCGGTGAGGCCCGCAGGCTCATTGACAGGGTTAAATCTGGGGAACTAAAGTATGATTTTATTGAAATAATGGCCTGTCCCGGGGGCTGTGTAGGAGGCGGCGGACAGCCGGTTTATCCCGGGCTGGACACCTGGGACGGTCAGATGGAGCAGCGCTATAAAAGGGCTGAAGCCCTTTTTCAGCAGGATAAGCTGAAAGAAATCCGGAAATCTCATGAAAACCCTTATGTACAGCTGCTTTATGACGAATTCCTGGGTGAACCGTTAAGTGAGCGTTCCCGGCAGCTGCTGCACACCCCTTATACGGAAATACCCCTGTACGATCTACAGGGGTCAGCATCAAGCATGGATTAA